From Hirundo rustica isolate bHirRus1 chromosome 1, bHirRus1.pri.v3, whole genome shotgun sequence, a single genomic window includes:
- the LOC120757045 gene encoding feather beta keratin-like produces the protein MACSNICRPCGPTPLANSCNEPCALQCQDSRVIINPSPVLVTLPGPIMTSFPQNTAVGSTSSAAVGTELSVQGQPISGGFGFGLGYGLGYGRGFGYGLGGLGCYGRRGGYIC, from the coding sequence ATGGCCTGCTCCAACATCTGCCGTCCCTGCGGACCCACcccgctggccaacagctgcaacgagccctgtgccctgcagtgccaggattcCCGTGTCATCATCAACCCTTCCCCTGTCCTGgtgaccctgccaggacccatcatgacctccttcccccagaacaCCGCCGTCGGATCCACCTCctcggctgctgtgggcactgaactCAGTGTCCAGGGACAGCCCATCTCGGGTGGATTTGGCTTTGGCCTTGGCTACGGCCTTGGCTATGGCCGTGGATTTGGCTATGGCCTGGGAGGCCTGGGCTGCTACGGCAGGAGGGGCGGCTACATCTGCTGA
- the LOC120752535 gene encoding feather beta keratin-like has product MACSNICRPCGPTPLANSCNEPCALQCQDSRVIINPSPVLVTLPGPIMTSFPQNTAVGSTSSAAVGTELSVQGQPISGGFGFGLGYGLGYGRGFGYGLGGLGCYGRRGGYNC; this is encoded by the coding sequence ATGGCCTGCTCCAACATCTGCCGTCCCTGCGGACCCACcccgctggccaacagctgcaacgagccctgtgccctgcagtgccaggattcCCGTGTCATCATcaacccttcccctgtgctggtgactctgccaggacccatcatgacctccttcccccagaacaCCGCCGTCGGATCCACCTCctcggctgctgtgggcactgaactCAGTGTCCAGGGACAGCCCATCTCGGGTGGATTTGGCTTTGGCCTTGGCTACGGCCTTGGCTATGGCCGTGGATTTGGCTATGGCCTGGGAGGCCTGGGCTGCTACGGCAGAAGGGGCGGCTACAACTGCTGA